AAACTCAATAATATCGCCAAAATTTGTTATTAGGGAGCATAAATAGTGCTATTTATGAAAATTCCTCTTTTTTATTATTTGAATTCTCTTCTTGTCACAGGTGAATGACGCTTACCAAGCCAGTTGCAGATAAGGTCATACTCTCCGTCGTAAATGAGTAGATTGATACCATCCTCAAGAAGTGCAGGAATACTGGCTTCATGATTCTTCACCCAGTCCGTCCGCATAGCCTGATAAACTTTTTTACTACACGAGACAAAATCAATGGCGGGGGGAACACCTAGGGCTTCCTTAACTTGGGCATCGTTGAGGTAAGTGTCCACTCTCGAGAAGTCATAGCAGAGGTTTCCCTCGCAAGTCTTCCGGATATCATAGTACTGCAGGtgaaaaaaagttacaaaatccATTCGTTTGTTATAAAACAAATATGCTTGTAGTTATATGACACCGCCGTCTCATGGAGAAAAAAACTCAAAAATGTTCTGAATTCTTTACGTTTATATCGCCCGCAATGGCCATTATACTGCTGAAGATGGTTGTGCAATCACTATATCCATCCGAACAAGCTTCTTCACTACCATTTGCTGCCAATATTTTCACAAAACATTACTGATGTCAATAATATGTGCTATTTCACTGTCCGTGTATGAATTTAACTTATGTACACTGACAAATGTAATATAAAATAACTACAGATAGCCGTTTTTTCTAGTTCTAAGTGGGATAATGAGTTACCACAAAGCTTAATGTCTTGTTGACATTGTGGATATAATTTGTTTATCTCGTCATAATCAGTTTGATTGATCAATTTCATATCCAAAGCATAGTCAGTGTCAGCTTTGTACTGGATTTCTGGGTTGGTGAGTCCATTACCAATGGCCAATCCCTGATCAAGTGCGTCATAATTAAGTACAAATTACCAAAAGTATTGAAAATACTGAGAGATGACTTGTTAAAATACGCGAAAAAATACCTTGAGGTTTATGTAAATTCCTTCGTTATTTTTGTTTCCTTGATGAACTCGAGAAGCAAATGCAGGAATATAATGGCCAGCGTATGATTCTCCAGTAATGTAGAAATCATTGTTTACATAATCAGGATGAGCTTTGAAGAAGGCCTATTGTAAAATTTGgattaatattaataaaaataTGGATTTGTTAGTAAAATAGAAATTAAAACAAAATTCGAAAAAAGAGTAAAGGGGAACAAACCTGTAAGAAATCATAAAGATCATTGCTTACACCAGCTTCATTGTGACGAATGTCACTATCATCAGAAGTGTAACTAAAACCAGTTCCAGTTGGTTGATCAACATATATAAGGTTTGAAACCTGTCAATTCGAAATAAGTAACGGGAATATTAGTTTTCGAGTTTTAACTTCTGAAAATGACAGAATAAAAATTCTTTACACTGTTACTATATACAAGTATAATCCTTCTTATTCTTAAAAAAAGGGCGGTCTAGACATTTGATGCACGAAGCATCCCGTAACGAAAGGTCTAAGGGGTATAATGTAGGCACCCTGACTTAAGAACAAATGATTGATTCACGGTTCTAACTCGTGACTTATAATTCATGTGTAGACTTGACTTTTGTTTCAACTTCTAAACACGGTAATGTAAAAGAATCTTTACAACAATTTATATACAAGTAAAATCCATCTTTTtctggaaagaaaaaaaagagtccaATGCACGAACTAAGTTCACGCATGGTCAGATTATGTTGCACCTAAGGGGAACATAATTTCTTTCCACGAAAGAAAGGAAATGTTTCATAATGTAAGAAGTTTACCTGAGTACGATTTTACTACTTGAACTCGGACCTAGCTATATGAATTATAGGAAAGAAAATTTAACCAGTGGTCCGATACTTCCCTTCAATATCTTCTTATTCTCGACTAATGAAAAAGGATTCATTGAATAAATTTTTCTAGTTTTCGAAAAAGAGCGGCTATTGGCCTTTCGTTTCCGTGGAGGCAATTAAATGAAGATAGAGCACTATATAAAAGTCATATAAGTCACTTTGATAACATCACCAATTGCAAGTTAAGATTTTTTTAGAGTAAGAAAGACCCAGGCCACCACTCTCTACTAGTCCtgttaaccggtttgaaccggaccggaccggtaaccggttaacaaaccgGCTGGTTTCCGGTTCAAAAATCGGAACTggccaccggttccggtttaccggttaaataaccgaaaccggaccggtccggttcaaaagtggcaatttttttttgtatattatatatatattatagtatttattagtatattgtaggtatatttacatatgttatatttatttataagtaagGTTTATATATTAACTGACTAACAACAATACAGGCagcatatactatatatatatatatatatatatatatatatatatatatatatatatatatatatatatatattaagttacatGCTTAAGTTAtattacatatacctaaaatatactaagaatatacttatatatatcaatatacttaggttatataacttatatatatatatgtgtgtgtgtgtgtgtgtgtgtgtttaagttatatgtatactatatatacttatatattataaattaagttatttatagcttaatttttttctaagtttataaattcgtattttatattataagtatattcttagtatattttaggtatattcttAACTTAATATTAGTCATGTTAACTGGTTTGAACCGGGCCGGTAACCggttaaaagtgtcggtataatgttgttgcattgcttcatgacctaaaagtgaattatttccaccaatatcaatatcTAAATTAGGCGTTTCTTCCACAAacgtttcctcattaagcccacgcctaacaatactactactaccggcacaacgtctaaatctcttcgccatttttaaatagaattaatttaaatcacactcaaataaatcacaagaaaatgaattgcaacaaattaaattgctagaattaaattgcgtaaattaaatttgcaaaaaataaagatagagttggaacgaaggtaccaaattgccggactaatttccaacaaagtgaaggcggctagaattgcaaatccatcaaagctacttcggattgttgcaaaatcaccaactccaccaacaatattataattgcaaaattaataattgaaactataataagactttataatatttatttgagagaaatttaaagtgactaactgttgcaaagtaactataattaagagattgagatttgagagaaagagaagagtgaattggtgtggattaaaatgaaaatggagaggggtttatataggggtgggggatgggttaaagtgttaaaaaaaagtttggggggtttggGGGGGCAAAAAATGAGTTGGGGACCGTTTGgaaacggccatttttgcaaatggaccgttgcccaacggtccattGGGCTGCCAACggctacaattaaaaaaaaaaaaaaattcaccggtttaaccggtccggttccggttttaccggtttaatcggttccggtttcaaaaaatTGAAACTGGACCAGTATATAATAAATGGTTAACCAGAACCGGTTAACCGTTCAatcggttccggttttaccgatCCGGTTACCGGTTCGAACCGGTAAaaccgaaccggttgacgggtttactcTCTACTACTACACTAACCCCCAAACAACCCCCCAAATTACTGTATGGCCCTTCCTACCACCATCAATACGGGACCACCCTTACCTATTCCACCGAAACCGCCAGATGTACCAATTGAAGTTATGGATCTGGACCCACCCAAAATTAATACTGCTTACTAGGTTGCAGTATTGGAAAAGTCGTCATTAATTGAAGCCAACTACCACACTAACTTGCCAAAGGCAAAGACTTTGAAATTGAATTCTCAGCTACTGAGGAAACGGATACCATTAATCTGTCAGCTGAAGACAAAGCAAGACTATACTTCCCTTGGAGACACTCCATTATAATCAAACTATTTGGGAAAAGATTCAACCGTCAGTTCTTGAAAGGAAAACTACTAGATCTATGGAAGCCAAATAAAAATTTGACTCTAATCTATTTGGGTAGTGACTACTACATCGTCAAATTTGGACTGGAGGAAAGCCTAACAAAGGCCCTCCATGAAGGACCTTGGTTCATAGCTAGGAACTTCCTCACGGTGAGAAGATGGCAACCAAATTTTATCCCCGCCGATTCTATAATTTCTTCCATTGCTGTCTGGATAAGGCTACCACAACTCCCAACCGAGTTCTACTACAAGGGGATCTTAGAGAGAATTAGGTCAAGAATCGGGAAACTACTAAAAATTGATACATGCACTTCATTTACCCTGAGAGGGAGATATGCAAGGATCTGCATTGAAATTTCTCTTGATTTCCCAGTGAGAACTTCCATTACCATCGAGCAACACTGGCAAAAAATCATTTATAAAGGTGAGGGTATCTTATGTACGGGTTGTGGTTGATCGGGC
The sequence above is a segment of the Lycium barbarum isolate Lr01 chromosome 6, ASM1917538v2, whole genome shotgun sequence genome. Coding sequences within it:
- the LOC132600458 gene encoding serine carboxypeptidase-like produces the protein MASTSFSLLFLTICLVSFSQIALSISPKFFLPSHDDSIMSQKKFPTTMAETFIRQLNLFPKRDINIVSSKEKSALEANYERGLFEKKLNLSCLGDSGSTVQDLGHHAGYFPLVHTKAARMFYFFFESRSNKNDPVVIWLTGGPGCGSELALFYENGPFKILDNMSLVWNDFGWDKVSNLIYVDQPTGTGFSYTSDDSDIRHNEAGVSNDLYDFLQAFFKAHPDYVNNDFYITGESYAGHYIPAFASRVHQGNKNNEGIYINLKGLAIGNGLTNPEIQYKADTDYALDMKLINQTDYDEINKLYPQCQQDIKLCANGSEEACSDGYSDCTTIFSSIMAIAGDINYYDIRKTCEGNLCYDFSRVDTYLNDAQVKEALGVPPAIDFVSCSKKVYQAMRTDWVKNHEASIPALLEDGINLLIYDGEYDLICNWLGNSNWVHAVEWSGQEGFGAAPSVSFTVDGEEKGIQKNYGPLTFLKVKDAGHLVPMDQPKAALKMLQRWTQGKLSS